A genome region from Cognatishimia activa includes the following:
- a CDS encoding MBL fold metallo-hydrolase codes for MNFSRRRVLSHALAAPFACALPHFAKSEIALGSASLTTVSDGSLMLPGSFIFEPMPQDQLDDVLLEFGVSKDRLTPECNLALYRDGENTVLFDVGSGPDFMPSAGTIVDSLDALGLAPEDITHVVFTHAHPDHIWGLLDEFDDPLFYDATYMMGRQEWDYWWNPETVSTIGEARAAFAVGAKRRMEAIEDSVVLFDDGSEILPGIAAVSSPGHTPGHMGFEIRNGSNAALVVGDAIGNHHVAFQRPSWESGSDQDAALAVKTRQMLFDRLTSEDLTLIGFHLPDGGMGKVERYRDGYRFIGI; via the coding sequence ATGAATTTCTCACGTAGACGGGTTCTAAGCCACGCTCTAGCTGCTCCTTTCGCCTGTGCTTTGCCCCACTTTGCCAAATCAGAAATCGCTTTGGGAAGCGCGTCTCTAACTACGGTGAGTGACGGAAGCCTGATGCTCCCTGGAAGCTTCATATTTGAACCGATGCCGCAGGATCAGTTGGACGACGTCCTTTTAGAGTTTGGCGTTTCGAAAGACCGCCTGACACCCGAATGCAATCTGGCGCTCTATCGAGATGGAGAAAACACAGTTTTATTTGACGTGGGTTCCGGCCCCGACTTCATGCCAAGCGCAGGCACGATCGTGGACAGCTTGGATGCGCTTGGATTGGCTCCGGAAGACATCACCCATGTGGTTTTCACGCATGCGCACCCGGATCACATTTGGGGGCTTCTTGACGAGTTCGATGACCCATTATTCTACGACGCAACCTACATGATGGGTCGACAAGAGTGGGACTATTGGTGGAATCCCGAGACCGTCTCGACCATCGGTGAGGCTCGCGCGGCTTTCGCGGTTGGAGCCAAGCGACGGATGGAGGCGATTGAAGATTCTGTTGTCCTATTTGATGACGGATCGGAGATTCTTCCGGGGATCGCCGCAGTTTCCTCGCCCGGGCATACTCCGGGGCATATGGGATTTGAAATTCGAAACGGGTCCAACGCAGCGCTTGTTGTTGGCGATGCGATCGGAAACCACCATGTTGCGTTTCAGCGTCCCTCCTGGGAAAGCGGATCAGATCAGGACGCAGCGCTGGCCGTCAAAACGCGGCAGATGCTTTTTGATCGGCTGACCTCAGAAGACCTTACGCTGATTGGGTTCCATTTGCCCGACGGTGGCATGGGCAAAGTCGAGCGGTATCGCGATGGTTATCGGTTTATTGGGATCTGA